A window from Planococcus maritimus encodes these proteins:
- a CDS encoding HD domain-containing protein: MNSQVIADCRVQVKRIYEQFDASHDWQHIERVLENARHIGQAEGGDQALIELAVLLHDVSDPKYKKPGEDPEQEILQKLELTDTERSEIRSIIRTVSFKGGTNDEPETLEGRIVRDADRLDAIGAIGIARTFAYGGAKGRKLYDRDEQARTQMTESEYRNGDTSSVTHFYEKLLLLKELMVTDSGKQMAEERHRFMLSFLEQLQNETDGKK, from the coding sequence ATGAATTCCCAAGTCATCGCGGATTGCCGCGTACAAGTAAAACGCATCTATGAACAGTTTGACGCTAGCCACGACTGGCAGCACATCGAGCGGGTACTGGAAAACGCTCGCCATATCGGGCAAGCAGAAGGCGGCGACCAGGCATTGATCGAGCTTGCCGTGCTATTGCATGACGTCTCTGATCCGAAATACAAAAAACCAGGAGAAGATCCGGAACAAGAAATCCTTCAGAAGCTCGAGTTGACAGATACCGAGCGCAGCGAGATCCGCTCGATCATCCGGACCGTTTCCTTTAAGGGGGGAACGAACGATGAGCCAGAAACGCTTGAAGGCAGAATCGTCAGAGACGCCGACCGCCTTGATGCCATCGGCGCGATCGGCATCGCGAGAACTTTTGCATACGGCGGGGCAAAAGGCCGTAAATTGTATGACCGAGACGAACAAGCACGCACTCAAATGACCGAAAGCGAGTATCGGAACGGTGATACGAGCAGCGTGACGCATTTTTACGAAAAGCTTTTGCTGTTAAAAGAGCTGATGGTGACCGATAGCGGAAAGCAAATGGCTGAAGAACGCCACCGATTTATGCTATCCTTTCTAGAGCAACTACAAAACGAAACGGATGGGAAAAAATGA
- a CDS encoding cold-shock protein, with amino-acid sequence MHHGIVKWFNSEKGYGFIECDNGDDVFVHFTGIQGDGFRSLQEGAAVSFDIIDGNRGPQAANVVQDQP; translated from the coding sequence ATGCACCACGGAATTGTGAAATGGTTCAATTCAGAAAAAGGCTATGGCTTTATTGAATGTGACAACGGTGATGATGTTTTCGTCCATTTTACCGGTATCCAAGGTGATGGTTTTCGATCGTTGCAAGAAGGCGCAGCTGTCTCGTTCGATATTATCGACGGCAATCGCGGGCCACAAGCAGCAAACGTTGTGCAGGACCAACCGTAA
- a CDS encoding ATP-grasp domain-containing protein, translating to MTEENTIPKKTAILGWSIPAIEAMDKLDRPYVVVGPPDFVSFAKEHEIDFIPWDFDRLNEGSDELYKRLDEMGVKLSVPIYEETVEWAGVLNARFFDDPRVFNRSLLLRDKGLMKRKAQMSGIKVGVFEEAYSKDDIHRFLKRVNDALIKIDGDTNDPIHIKPLNKAGTVGHMMIQDANDIDKIEVQEFPYLMESHLDGQEFSCEVFVHNGEIKFLNITEYVKLGHSNFVPASPALEEWRPQIKEQIQKLIDSFEIKYGVIHPEYFISHDGTLNFGEVAARVPGGHIFDLIERAYGFNAFQAQILCSDPDTTPEQLEEFFPEEVTSAKGYAGSLMVYPRVRLIEKLDIPAELKNNPYFEKHDLFIPVTSKVAERVGFGNHYGTLFFFGDDSDRMEELLKTYENYDFYH from the coding sequence ATGACAGAAGAGAACACGATACCAAAAAAGACTGCTATTTTAGGCTGGAGCATTCCAGCGATTGAAGCGATGGACAAATTGGACAGGCCATATGTTGTAGTCGGGCCACCGGATTTCGTCAGCTTTGCGAAAGAACATGAGATTGACTTTATCCCATGGGATTTCGACCGGTTGAACGAAGGGTCCGATGAGTTGTACAAGCGGCTCGATGAAATGGGCGTTAAACTGTCCGTGCCGATATACGAAGAAACCGTGGAGTGGGCAGGAGTCTTAAACGCACGCTTTTTCGATGACCCCCGAGTATTTAACCGGTCCTTATTGCTGCGCGATAAAGGCTTGATGAAACGCAAAGCGCAAATGTCGGGCATTAAAGTCGGCGTCTTCGAGGAAGCTTATTCGAAAGATGACATCCACCGCTTCTTGAAGCGCGTCAATGATGCATTGATCAAAATAGACGGAGACACCAACGATCCGATCCATATTAAGCCGTTGAACAAAGCGGGCACGGTCGGTCATATGATGATCCAAGACGCGAATGACATTGACAAGATTGAAGTACAGGAATTCCCGTACTTGATGGAAAGCCATTTGGACGGGCAGGAATTTTCTTGTGAAGTGTTCGTGCATAACGGGGAAATCAAATTCCTCAATATCACCGAATACGTTAAACTCGGGCATTCCAATTTCGTGCCAGCATCCCCAGCGCTTGAGGAATGGCGCCCACAAATTAAAGAACAGATTCAAAAACTGATTGATTCGTTCGAGATCAAATACGGCGTTATCCATCCGGAATACTTTATATCCCATGATGGCACCTTGAATTTCGGGGAAGTGGCAGCGCGTGTACCAGGCGGCCACATTTTCGATTTGATCGAACGCGCATACGGATTTAATGCCTTCCAGGCGCAGATCCTGTGCAGCGACCCGGATACGACGCCAGAACAATTGGAAGAATTCTTCCCAGAGGAAGTTACATCTGCCAAAGGCTATGCTGGCAGCCTAATGGTGTATCCGCGTGTCCGCTTGATCGAGAAATTGGACATTCCAGCTGAACTGAAAAACAACCCATATTTTGAAAAGCATGATTTGTTCATCCCAGTTACGTCCAAAGTAGCGGAACGCGTCGGCTTCGGCAATCATTACGGCACCTTGTTCTTTTTTGGCGACGATAGCGACCGGATGGAAGAATTGCTGAAAACTTATGAGAACTACGATTTTTACCATTAA
- a CDS encoding zinc-finger domain-containing protein, with protein MKKVSIINEIDEMLNTYCEGCFVKAQLRKDEGKTAAHRFCISECTVGTQLQFLGQELNKFGTGTK; from the coding sequence ATGAAAAAAGTATCCATCATCAACGAAATAGATGAAATGCTCAATACGTATTGCGAAGGCTGCTTTGTCAAAGCCCAACTCCGCAAGGACGAAGGGAAAACAGCGGCGCACCGCTTTTGCATCAGTGAATGCACGGTCGGTACCCAATTGCAGTTTTTGGGACAAGAATTAAATAAATTTGGCACAGGTACTAAATAA
- a CDS encoding queuosine precursor transporter, producing MFNEFLGLGFALFNFVLLLIMYKVFGKTGLFAWVAFATILANIQVTKTIEIIGLTATLGNSLYASTFLATDILNEKYGKKEAKKAVWLGFSSLLIMVITMQFGLQFIPAESDFAHDALETVFGLVPQIAIASMIAYLLAQHIDVIVFSALRKIFPKDNQFWIRNNGSTLLSQLIDTLIFTSIAFFGVFPFDVWIQIFISTYVLKFIVSVLDTPFGYLAKKITPLDEKEDAR from the coding sequence TTGTTTAATGAATTTTTAGGGCTCGGCTTCGCCCTCTTCAATTTTGTGTTATTGCTCATCATGTATAAAGTATTTGGCAAAACCGGGCTTTTCGCCTGGGTCGCGTTCGCCACGATCCTAGCCAATATCCAAGTGACGAAAACGATCGAAATCATCGGATTAACCGCCACGCTCGGCAATAGTTTATATGCCTCGACATTCCTTGCGACCGATATCCTCAATGAAAAATACGGCAAGAAAGAAGCGAAAAAAGCGGTCTGGCTTGGATTTTCTTCCTTGCTGATTATGGTCATCACGATGCAATTCGGGCTTCAATTCATTCCGGCGGAAAGCGATTTTGCACACGACGCATTAGAGACAGTCTTCGGGCTGGTGCCGCAGATTGCCATCGCCAGCATGATTGCTTACCTGCTCGCTCAGCATATTGACGTCATCGTCTTTTCTGCTTTGCGGAAAATCTTTCCGAAAGACAATCAATTCTGGATTCGTAATAACGGCTCGACCTTGCTTAGCCAATTGATCGATACCTTGATCTTCACATCAATTGCCTTTTTTGGCGTCTTTCCGTTTGATGTCTGGATCCAGATTTTCATTTCGACTTACGTCTTAAAATTTATCGTCTCAGTCCTCGATACACCTTTTGGTTATCTTGCGAAGAAAATCACCCCACTCGATGAAAAGGAGGACGCGCGATGA
- a CDS encoding ribonuclease HI family protein encodes MIELFVDASTAGNVKVSAVGVFLRGEGHSIKWSEYIGEMDNHQAEFTALLKGLELARPLATGMVSIKSDSKLVVDAFEKRFVKNPAYKKLLDQSILIADEFDYCFIKWIPDSQNKAAHTLANDKLNEHK; translated from the coding sequence ATGATTGAATTATTCGTCGATGCCTCTACTGCTGGAAACGTCAAGGTCAGTGCAGTCGGCGTGTTTTTGAGAGGTGAAGGCCATTCAATCAAATGGAGCGAATATATCGGTGAAATGGACAATCACCAGGCAGAATTCACGGCGCTCTTAAAAGGGCTTGAGCTCGCACGCCCGCTTGCGACCGGCATGGTGTCCATTAAATCGGATTCGAAACTCGTCGTCGATGCTTTTGAAAAGCGTTTCGTGAAAAATCCGGCTTATAAGAAACTACTTGATCAATCGATCTTGATTGCGGATGAATTCGATTATTGCTTCATCAAATGGATCCCGGATTCGCAGAATAAGGCAGCCCACACACTGGCCAACGACAAACTCAATGAGCATAAATGA
- a CDS encoding PQQ-dependent sugar dehydrogenase has product MKKWLFPGILAIALAGCSNGPANPDEATAPADVLATDLEAPWSINKQGDAFYISERTGTVAHIDADGQMERQQVEFSSPLSSASEAGFLGFVLKPDFEDSKEAYGYYVYEDNGKSFNKIAEFRLNGESWSETAVLLSGIPTGKVHHGGRLEFSEDGTLYATIGDASEPELAQDPASVNGKILRLNEFDEFEIYSLGHRNPQGLAWDAETMYAAEHGQSANDEINIIEQNANYGWPNIEGEETAEGLETPLATSGADDTWAPSGIDFHNGALYIAALRGTAIKVMDPESAEIIDSIEGYGRIRDVHSDGDNLYFITNNTDGRGTPTDGDDKLYILNEQ; this is encoded by the coding sequence TTGAAAAAATGGCTTTTTCCCGGAATTCTTGCGATCGCGCTTGCCGGATGCAGCAACGGGCCTGCCAACCCTGATGAAGCGACCGCCCCAGCAGACGTTCTCGCGACGGACCTTGAAGCCCCTTGGTCAATCAATAAGCAAGGCGATGCTTTCTATATATCCGAACGAACCGGCACTGTCGCTCATATCGATGCTGATGGCCAGATGGAACGCCAGCAAGTCGAGTTCTCTTCGCCTTTATCTTCTGCTTCCGAAGCGGGATTTCTCGGATTTGTGCTGAAGCCTGATTTCGAGGACTCCAAAGAAGCCTATGGTTATTATGTGTATGAAGACAATGGCAAATCTTTCAACAAAATTGCGGAGTTCCGGTTAAATGGCGAAAGCTGGTCGGAAACAGCCGTGCTGTTATCTGGCATTCCGACAGGCAAGGTCCATCACGGCGGCAGGCTGGAATTTAGTGAAGACGGCACACTTTACGCGACGATCGGCGACGCATCGGAACCGGAACTTGCCCAAGACCCTGCTTCGGTCAACGGCAAAATTCTCCGGCTCAACGAATTTGACGAATTTGAAATTTATTCGCTCGGCCACCGAAATCCACAAGGCCTGGCATGGGACGCCGAGACGATGTATGCCGCAGAACACGGCCAGTCTGCGAATGATGAGATCAACATCATCGAGCAAAATGCCAATTATGGCTGGCCCAATATCGAAGGGGAAGAAACAGCAGAAGGTCTTGAAACGCCACTTGCTACTAGCGGCGCAGACGATACTTGGGCGCCGAGCGGAATCGATTTCCATAACGGCGCATTATACATTGCGGCGCTTCGCGGAACTGCGATCAAAGTGATGGATCCTGAATCCGCTGAAATCATTGATTCGATTGAAGGCTATGGCCGGATCCGCGATGTCCATTCAGACGGTGACAATTTGTATTTCATCACCAATAACACAGATGGCCGCGGCACCCCAACAGACGGCGACGACAAACTGTATATTTTAAATGAACAGTAA
- a CDS encoding GNAT family N-acetyltransferase, with translation MEFRRLTQDDADQYRELRLTALQTDADAFSTDFNEASARPVSATAKNLGNPSAVTFGAYDEGRLLAVMTLLRLSGKKTGHRAEVLAVYAAQEARGTGVASKLLDHLLAFAVEWEGLEQLELAVNSANPRAVRFYERSGFERIGTTPNAQKAGSRYIDELLMVKKLLK, from the coding sequence ATGGAATTTCGGCGGTTAACGCAAGACGATGCCGATCAGTACCGGGAGCTTCGCTTGACGGCGTTGCAGACCGATGCCGATGCATTTTCGACTGATTTCAATGAAGCAAGCGCCAGGCCAGTAAGTGCGACGGCAAAAAATCTGGGCAATCCTTCAGCTGTGACATTCGGTGCATATGACGAGGGCCGACTGCTCGCCGTGATGACGCTGCTCAGGCTGTCAGGTAAGAAGACCGGCCACCGAGCCGAAGTACTTGCCGTTTATGCAGCGCAAGAAGCGAGAGGTACAGGAGTTGCGTCCAAGCTATTGGATCATTTGCTGGCGTTTGCTGTTGAATGGGAGGGGCTTGAACAGCTTGAACTGGCTGTGAATTCCGCCAACCCACGCGCGGTCCGTTTTTACGAACGCTCCGGCTTCGAGCGCATTGGCACGACGCCGAATGCCCAAAAGGCAGGAAGCCGTTACATCGATGAATTGTTGATGGTGAAGAAGCTATTGAAATGA
- a CDS encoding S66 family peptidase: MIRYPDRALKTIGVTAPSSGVPKELHHVLETAISQLEKQGYAVKSSPNTWSQLAAKSSPAAVRAKELVNIWRDSRVDAIIPPWGGELLFELMEHLDFQKLTPKWLLGYSDISLLSLAITLNTGIATAHGTNIVDLRGTETDPTTARWADVLALTKGAVIKQVSSERYQKTWDHDKPTPHVFHLTEPTVWKTVSGHAERLEGRLLGGCIDVIRHLIGTPYGGIEAFRKKFIPGEPVIWFLENCDMNTTDLKRSLLQMKYAGWFDNCSGMVFGRSEANDPVQGYTAEMVYQELAEQLKIPVVYDADIGHQPPQVILVNGANATFHVEDGKARIVQELR, translated from the coding sequence TTGATCCGTTATCCCGATCGAGCATTAAAAACCATCGGCGTCACAGCACCGTCTTCTGGTGTGCCAAAAGAATTGCATCACGTACTGGAAACGGCAATCAGTCAGTTGGAGAAGCAAGGCTATGCCGTCAAAAGCAGCCCCAATACTTGGAGCCAACTGGCAGCTAAGTCATCTCCTGCAGCGGTTCGTGCTAAGGAATTGGTTAACATCTGGCGTGATTCGAGAGTTGATGCCATCATTCCTCCATGGGGCGGGGAGTTACTATTCGAATTGATGGAACACCTTGATTTCCAGAAACTGACGCCGAAATGGCTGCTTGGGTATTCGGATATCAGCCTGTTGTCATTGGCGATCACCTTAAATACCGGAATTGCGACAGCTCATGGTACCAATATTGTCGATTTACGCGGCACGGAAACAGACCCGACCACTGCGCGTTGGGCGGACGTACTTGCGTTGACAAAAGGCGCGGTCATTAAACAGGTTTCGTCGGAACGCTACCAAAAAACTTGGGACCACGACAAGCCGACACCTCACGTCTTCCATTTGACGGAACCAACTGTTTGGAAAACCGTATCAGGGCATGCAGAACGGCTAGAAGGCCGGCTACTAGGTGGATGCATTGACGTCATTCGCCACCTGATTGGGACTCCTTACGGCGGTATCGAAGCTTTTCGAAAGAAATTTATTCCGGGTGAACCAGTCATTTGGTTTTTGGAAAACTGCGACATGAATACGACAGATTTAAAGCGCAGCTTGCTGCAAATGAAATATGCAGGCTGGTTCGATAATTGTTCGGGTATGGTCTTTGGCAGAAGCGAAGCGAACGATCCGGTACAAGGCTATACTGCTGAGATGGTGTATCAGGAACTCGCAGAGCAGCTGAAAATTCCTGTCGTCTACGATGCCGATATCGGCCATCAGCCACCGCAAGTAATTTTAGTCAACGGGGCGAATGCGACTTTCCATGTTGAAGACGGCAAAGCGCGCATCGTCCAAGAGCTTCGTTAA
- a CDS encoding SDR family oxidoreductase codes for MKTLVIGANGKIGQHLVRLLAEHPEHTVKAMVRKPEQRAFFEDLQAETVLASLEGSVEELKQAMLGCDAVVFTAGSGASTGADKTLTVDLDGAAKAIEAAELAGIDRFLMVSALHADDRSHWTKEMTPYYIAKYHADRILQSSSLVYTIVRPGLLTDEAGTGQIAAAGKLEPGSVSREDVAAVIVACLKDTELENKVFELTSGNSSIENALKTI; via the coding sequence ATGAAAACATTGGTAATCGGAGCAAACGGCAAGATCGGCCAGCACTTGGTACGCTTGCTCGCGGAACATCCGGAACATACGGTGAAAGCGATGGTCCGCAAACCGGAACAGCGTGCATTTTTTGAAGACCTGCAGGCGGAAACAGTTTTAGCGAGTCTTGAAGGTAGCGTGGAGGAGCTAAAACAAGCGATGCTTGGCTGTGATGCAGTCGTCTTTACCGCCGGCAGCGGCGCTTCAACTGGCGCTGATAAAACCTTGACGGTTGATTTAGACGGCGCGGCCAAGGCCATCGAAGCTGCAGAACTTGCCGGCATCGACCGCTTTCTCATGGTCAGTGCGCTTCATGCCGATGATCGCTCACACTGGACGAAAGAAATGACACCTTATTACATTGCCAAATACCACGCCGATCGTATCTTGCAATCGAGCAGTCTTGTCTATACAATCGTCCGTCCAGGCTTGTTGACGGATGAAGCGGGAACAGGCCAAATCGCTGCAGCCGGTAAGCTCGAGCCCGGCAGCGTCTCTCGAGAAGATGTTGCAGCAGTGATAGTAGCCTGTCTTAAAGACACAGAACTCGAAAACAAAGTATTCGAGTTGACCTCAGGCAATAGTTCTATCGAAAACGCGTTAAAGACAATTTGA
- a CDS encoding SDR family NAD(P)-dependent oxidoreductase, with protein sequence METFIITGASKGIGLALSKQLAASGQQVIGIARSKPTDWTGALFITHDLTDIDGISQVMAQAAQNISAETDAITLINNAGTVEPIGFAAANESQDIAKSITLNLTAPMSLSSAFLRETESLEKRRIVNISSGAGRKQVQGWSAYCAGKAGLDHYTTCLDAEYDNLKAVSVAPGIIDTGMQERIRESGEEDFPQIEHFRNYKSSGKLSSPEDTAAGLIQLMQRPDFQELPVLLDLRELPQ encoded by the coding sequence ATGGAAACGTTTATCATTACCGGTGCTTCAAAAGGCATCGGCCTAGCACTCAGCAAGCAATTAGCAGCATCCGGCCAGCAAGTGATTGGCATTGCCCGTTCGAAACCAACCGACTGGACAGGCGCGTTATTCATCACCCACGATTTGACCGATATTGACGGCATTTCCCAAGTCATGGCTCAAGCAGCACAGAATATTTCGGCTGAGACTGATGCGATCACGCTGATCAATAACGCCGGTACGGTTGAACCAATCGGCTTTGCAGCGGCCAACGAGAGCCAAGACATCGCGAAAAGCATCACCTTAAACTTGACCGCACCGATGAGTTTGTCCTCCGCTTTCTTGCGCGAGACAGAATCTTTGGAAAAGCGCCGCATCGTGAATATCTCCTCAGGAGCAGGAAGAAAACAAGTCCAGGGCTGGAGTGCTTATTGTGCGGGCAAGGCGGGCCTTGACCATTACACCACTTGCCTCGATGCAGAATACGATAACTTAAAAGCGGTATCCGTCGCGCCCGGCATCATCGACACCGGCATGCAAGAGCGCATCCGGGAAAGCGGGGAAGAGGATTTTCCGCAGATCGAGCATTTCCGTAATTATAAAAGCAGCGGCAAACTCAGCAGCCCGGAAGACACGGCAGCCGGCTTGATCCAATTGATGCAACGCCCGGATTTTCAGGAACTGCCGGTACTGCTTGATTTAAGGGAACTGCCGCAATAA
- a CDS encoding amidohydrolase → MKVLIYGGQIYTMTTEGETVDAVLVSDDRIEKTGSYEELHQLADKEIDLAGRTMYPGLVDSHLHLIQHGEKLMRVDLSKIDSSDDMRQQLIQSTQNHSGDEWFIGEGWNENNFPDRKIFHRSELDAICESPMMLKRVCRHAVLANSRALELAGITKETVDPEGGVIVRDTNGEPTGYLLDAAQDLVANVVPEVSVEYLTKALKTSVDDLLKLGLTGGHTEDMGYYGHYSRPLQAFHNVIGKETKFRAHLLRAHVAFEEMMENAEYLEPFIDPGPMKLFADGSIGGRTALLSRPYTDDPSTSGVAIHSDEELKRLVSVARKHGEAVAIHVIGDFAMEKALDAIEAYPTPEGKRDRLIHAMVLRADLLERLKQLDVALDLQPSFVPSDFPWVVERLGDDRLALSYAWKTLLDEGVICAGGSDAPIEEVDPRQGLFAAVARRSPEETHEGYLPDQKLSRFEAIRLYTYGSAQAICMEHRRGLIKEGFDADFTVFDRDLFEGPVEQLLNAEVEMTVVAGEVMYEKNGVEV, encoded by the coding sequence ATGAAGGTGCTTATTTACGGTGGACAAATTTACACGATGACAACAGAGGGCGAAACTGTCGATGCGGTTCTCGTCTCTGATGATCGCATAGAAAAAACAGGTTCATATGAGGAATTGCATCAACTAGCCGACAAGGAAATCGATTTGGCCGGCCGCACCATGTATCCAGGGCTTGTCGATAGCCACCTGCATCTGATCCAGCACGGAGAAAAGCTGATGCGCGTCGATTTGTCGAAAATCGACAGTTCAGACGATATGAGACAACAATTGATCCAGTCGACGCAAAACCATTCAGGCGATGAATGGTTTATCGGCGAAGGGTGGAATGAAAACAATTTCCCGGACCGGAAAATTTTCCACCGCAGCGAACTCGACGCTATCTGTGAATCACCCATGATGCTAAAGCGCGTATGCCGCCACGCGGTACTTGCCAATTCACGTGCGCTTGAGCTAGCAGGTATTACGAAAGAAACCGTAGATCCAGAAGGCGGCGTCATTGTCCGCGATACGAACGGCGAACCGACAGGCTATTTGCTCGATGCCGCACAGGATTTAGTAGCTAATGTCGTACCGGAAGTGAGCGTCGAGTATTTGACGAAAGCGTTGAAAACTTCGGTTGACGATTTATTAAAACTCGGATTAACGGGCGGCCATACAGAAGACATGGGGTATTACGGCCATTATTCACGTCCACTGCAAGCTTTCCATAATGTCATCGGTAAGGAGACGAAGTTCCGTGCCCATTTGCTGCGCGCCCATGTGGCTTTTGAAGAAATGATGGAAAACGCTGAGTATCTAGAACCGTTTATCGACCCAGGCCCGATGAAATTATTTGCTGACGGTTCGATCGGCGGAAGAACCGCGCTGCTCAGCCGCCCCTATACAGACGACCCATCAACGAGCGGTGTGGCAATTCATTCAGACGAAGAATTAAAACGCCTCGTGTCGGTCGCAAGAAAACACGGCGAAGCGGTCGCTATCCATGTTATCGGTGACTTTGCCATGGAAAAAGCGCTTGACGCCATCGAAGCCTACCCAACGCCTGAAGGCAAACGAGATCGTCTGATCCATGCCATGGTGTTGAGAGCAGACCTACTCGAACGTCTGAAACAGCTTGACGTGGCACTCGATTTGCAGCCGAGCTTTGTGCCGTCTGATTTCCCATGGGTCGTGGAGCGCCTCGGCGATGATCGACTTGCTTTGTCGTATGCCTGGAAGACGCTATTGGATGAGGGCGTCATTTGCGCTGGCGGTTCCGATGCACCGATTGAGGAAGTCGATCCGCGCCAAGGCTTATTTGCGGCAGTTGCACGCAGAAGCCCTGAAGAAACGCATGAAGGCTATTTGCCCGACCAAAAGCTCAGCCGTTTCGAAGCGATTCGCCTGTATACTTACGGCAGCGCACAAGCGATTTGTATGGAACATCGCCGCGGCTTGATCAAAGAAGGATTCGATGCGGATTTCACCGTATTCGATCGTGATTTGTTCGAAGGGCCCGTTGAGCAATTACTAAACGCCGAAGTGGAAATGACAGTCGTCGCAGGCGAAGTGATGTATGAAAAAAATGGAGTAGAGGTGTAA
- a CDS encoding hemolysin family protein, with protein MGDELDSIFYLYITTASILLFFTAFFVGAEFSIIRVRLSRIEQALSEGRKNANWLEKISNNLDYYLSVSRFGIAITAIGLGWLSKNIAELPAVRSVTDYAGSAAAGPVAYIAVLVLVFIVRAIIGELAPKALAAQYAERAAFRLAPALSLAGSLFAPVLWLLNAAARLLLRPLGIRTLQPEYGHSEEDLKHLMHESYQSGEINQNELAYMQNIFSFDERLAKDIMLPRTQMITISLEMDHDELMEIIEEHQYTRYPVTEEGDKDAIIGFVNIKELLTSYTTAGDLSKSLTIHDLPFVHDQAPIQDVLLRMQSQHVHMAIVVDEYGGTAGVITMEDILEEIVGEIRDEFDHDETDDIKRVDHHNFLVNGRVLLSELEARFPIEFEESEDIDTVGGWVQMMDTDIAEGGVIDLTDFRFIVREMENHQIITVQLNKKITA; from the coding sequence ATGGGGGACGAATTGGACAGTATATTTTATCTTTATATCACAACCGCAAGTATTCTTTTATTTTTTACCGCTTTTTTTGTAGGAGCGGAATTCTCCATTATCCGGGTGCGCTTATCGCGTATTGAACAAGCCTTATCGGAAGGGCGCAAAAACGCCAATTGGCTGGAAAAAATCAGCAATAATCTTGACTATTATTTATCCGTTTCGCGCTTCGGCATCGCCATCACGGCAATTGGCCTTGGCTGGCTGTCGAAAAACATCGCCGAGCTGCCTGCCGTGCGGTCCGTAACAGATTATGCCGGTTCCGCTGCGGCGGGCCCTGTCGCATACATCGCGGTGCTCGTACTGGTCTTTATCGTCCGTGCGATCATCGGAGAACTGGCGCCGAAAGCTTTAGCCGCACAGTATGCAGAACGCGCAGCATTTCGCCTCGCGCCTGCCCTGAGTCTTGCCGGCAGTTTGTTTGCACCGGTGCTTTGGCTTCTTAATGCGGCGGCACGGCTCTTGTTACGTCCTCTTGGCATTCGGACATTGCAGCCGGAGTACGGTCATTCTGAAGAAGATTTAAAGCATTTGATGCACGAAAGTTATCAGAGCGGCGAGATCAACCAGAACGAGCTGGCGTATATGCAAAACATCTTTTCCTTTGATGAGCGGCTGGCAAAAGACATCATGTTGCCAAGAACGCAGATGATTACTATTTCACTAGAGATGGACCACGATGAATTAATGGAAATTATAGAAGAACATCAATATACACGCTATCCTGTCACCGAGGAAGGTGATAAAGATGCTATCATTGGCTTTGTTAACATTAAAGAATTGTTGACAAGTTATACAACAGCCGGAGATCTCTCCAAAAGCTTAACGATCCACGATTTGCCGTTCGTCCATGATCAGGCGCCAATCCAGGATGTGCTATTGCGCATGCAAAGCCAGCACGTTCATATGGCGATCGTCGTTGATGAATACGGCGGTACGGCCGGCGTCATCACAATGGAAGATATCTTGGAGGAAATTGTCGGCGAAATCCGAGACGAATTCGACCACGACGAAACCGACGACATCAAACGTGTGGATCACCATAATTTTCTCGTCAACGGCCGTGTGCTATTGTCCGAACTTGAAGCCCGCTTCCCAATCGAATTCGAGGAAAGCGAAGACATCGATACTGTCGGCGGCTGGGTCCAGATGATGGATACCGACATCGCAGAAGGCGGGGTCATCGATTTGACCGACTTCCGCTTTATCGTGCGCGAGATGGAAAATCACCAGATTATTACTGTTCAATTAAATAAAAAAATTACAGCCTAA